The following are encoded together in the Vicinamibacteria bacterium genome:
- a CDS encoding helix-turn-helix transcriptional regulator: protein MISVVAKNYGIHPQTLRLYEREGLLKPSRTEGNTRLYSEEDLRQLEVILNLTRDLGVNLAGVEIVQNMRRKMEQMQAEVSEFVTYVRQELLRANQEGWQERFQQALVKLPPTHIVKTPPEPT, encoded by the coding sequence ATGATCAGCGTCGTGGCCAAGAACTACGGCATCCATCCGCAGACCCTCCGGCTCTACGAGCGGGAGGGCCTCCTGAAGCCGTCCCGCACGGAGGGCAACACCCGTCTCTACTCCGAGGAGGACCTCCGCCAGCTGGAGGTGATCCTGAACCTCACCCGCGACCTGGGCGTGAACCTGGCCGGGGTGGAGATCGTCCAGAACATGCGGCGGAAGATGGAGCAGATGCAGGCGGAAGTGAGCGAGTTCGTGACCTACGTCCGGCAGGAGCTGCTGCGGGCCAACCAGGAGGGCTGGCAGGAGCGATTCCAGCAGGCGCTGGTGAAGCTACCCCCCACCCACATCGTGAAAACGCCTCCCGAACCAACCTAG